The Longimicrobium sp. genome window below encodes:
- the murI gene encoding glutamate racemase produces MTAPVGIFDSGVGGLSVAREIRRELPSEHLLYVADTAYVPYGDRSEDEVRERTLRIGEWMQGQGAKVFVVACNTASGAALEALRERLTIPVIGLEPAIKPAVRDSPSGRVGVMATTGTCGSARLQRLVDNYGNGATVVRQPCPGLADMVEDGVLAGPELDARMAEYVAPLRAADVDTVVLGCTHYVFVREAIQKALPGVKLLDSSTAIARRTRQILEEANSLASDGPGSVRIFTTADPAGAERIVHRLWGEPEAVQRVEI; encoded by the coding sequence GTGACCGCGCCCGTCGGCATCTTCGATTCGGGGGTGGGCGGGCTGAGCGTGGCGCGCGAAATCCGCCGCGAGCTCCCGTCCGAGCACCTGCTGTACGTGGCGGATACGGCGTACGTCCCCTACGGCGACCGCTCGGAGGACGAGGTGCGCGAGCGGACGCTGCGCATCGGCGAGTGGATGCAGGGGCAGGGGGCCAAGGTGTTCGTTGTCGCCTGCAACACCGCGTCCGGCGCGGCGCTCGAGGCCCTGCGCGAGCGGCTGACCATCCCCGTCATCGGACTGGAGCCGGCCATCAAGCCAGCGGTGCGCGATTCCCCCAGCGGCCGGGTGGGGGTGATGGCGACCACCGGCACCTGCGGCTCCGCGCGTCTGCAGCGCCTGGTGGACAACTACGGGAACGGCGCCACCGTCGTCCGGCAGCCCTGCCCGGGGCTGGCCGACATGGTGGAGGACGGAGTGCTCGCCGGCCCGGAGCTGGATGCACGCATGGCGGAATACGTGGCCCCGCTCCGCGCGGCGGACGTGGACACCGTCGTGCTGGGGTGCACGCACTATGTGTTCGTGCGGGAGGCCATCCAGAAGGCGCTTCCGGGCGTGAAGCTGCTGGACAGCAGCACGGCCATCGCGCGGCGCACGCGGCAGATCCTGGAAGAGGCGAACTCGCTCGCCTCCGACGGCCCCGGCTCCGTCCGAATCTTTACGACGGCGGACCCGGCCGGGGCGGAGCGCATCGTCCACCGCCTTTGGGGCGAGCCGGAAGCCGTCCAACGGGTGGAAATCTGA
- a CDS encoding DUF4262 domain-containing protein, protein MASRSSSGPGLDADERRCAEDVERYGLHLIHVAPNGDLPGWSYSIGLPDTLQHPELIVFGLPRDTAHAMLNTAADEIRAGRPFSDGAETDALLDGYSCLARTVMPIWYEPLVGWARWYHRSDGFQLLQLLWPDRQHRYPWDPDVIAEVRQRQPRLFEPDPDVSGMRPTSDSLGR, encoded by the coding sequence GTGGCCTCCCGCTCGTCCAGCGGCCCCGGGCTGGACGCCGACGAGCGTCGCTGTGCCGAGGACGTGGAGCGGTATGGCCTGCACCTGATCCACGTGGCGCCCAACGGAGACCTCCCCGGCTGGTCCTACAGCATCGGCCTGCCGGATACGCTCCAGCATCCCGAGCTGATCGTGTTCGGGCTGCCGCGGGATACCGCGCATGCCATGCTCAACACCGCCGCGGACGAGATTCGCGCCGGCCGTCCTTTCAGCGACGGCGCCGAAACTGATGCACTGCTCGATGGCTACTCGTGCCTGGCGCGCACCGTCATGCCGATTTGGTACGAGCCACTGGTGGGCTGGGCGCGGTGGTACCACCGGTCGGACGGCTTCCAACTGCTGCAGTTGCTCTGGCCCGACCGGCAGCACCGATACCCGTGGGACCCGGACGTGATCGCCGAGGTGCGCCAGCGACAGCCGCGCCTGTTCGAGCCCGATCCGGACGTTTCGGGGATGAGACCTACTTCCGATTCATTGGGCAGGTAA